In Bradyrhizobium lablabi, one DNA window encodes the following:
- a CDS encoding branched-chain amino acid ABC transporter ATP-binding protein/permease, producing the protein MWKRLPIPLLIAALGLLVLPPVLLALGLTMTSATEVVTYAIACMALNILVGHTGLVSFGHGAWFGLAAYAAALLQRNWMHDSFFGPVIAGVLIVAIVAGAFGFLILRRRGVYFSLLTLALSAMLYAVSFRWTEVTGGENGLGGITRPTLLGFNLESSTDYYWLVALIAMLVLILLWRFHNSTVGSVLVAIRENEQRARFLGYPTNRYKLLAFVLSASITGLAGILLLYQNRMTSADPISVSFSGDLLAMVVIGGMRSFLGPALGALFFILFREFLGIYTENWLFWFGLVFVAFIVFSPTGLVGVGERLIAPFRKRTTEDAAMSARRIEVLPLPEFLRPESHVDGAVLSARHIVKSFGGIRAVQGIDISIADRTLHALIGPNGAGKTTAFNLLSGMYAPDEGAVSLMGLPIAGHAPEEIASAGIGRSFQITNLFPSLSVGENIRLAVQARHPRRFDPLTSALSIDAINAETDATIRYLGLAGIEKAEAGMLSYGGQRLLDMGVALATAPRVLLLDEPLAGLAAAERERIGAIIKRISSDLPVLLVEHDIDRVFQLADQVTVMNEGRVLLDGSVEDARASPEVQAVYIGSGATEVAARPRETAARINALLTAAHVDTFYGKSHILTDVNFVLHENEIIALLGRNGAGKSTLLKTLIGIAPASNGSIKLADHELIGLSSAEHARLGIGYVPQGRGLFAGMSVEQNLELGALKRQTGNGVHWTRERIYEYFPRIRERLDSPADYLSGGEQQMVAVARALSGDVRVLLLDEPFEGLAPTVVEQLFETFDRLRKEIAIIIVDHNLDLALALSDTTVALERGRVIHEGPSRDLRDNLELRRKVLWL; encoded by the coding sequence ATGTGGAAGCGCCTGCCGATTCCTTTGCTGATTGCCGCGCTCGGGCTGTTGGTGCTGCCGCCGGTGCTGCTGGCGCTCGGCCTCACCATGACCTCGGCCACCGAAGTCGTCACGTACGCGATCGCCTGCATGGCGCTGAACATCCTGGTCGGGCATACCGGCCTGGTGTCATTCGGCCATGGCGCCTGGTTTGGGCTGGCCGCCTATGCGGCGGCGCTGCTGCAGCGCAACTGGATGCATGATTCGTTCTTCGGTCCGGTCATCGCGGGCGTGCTGATCGTGGCCATCGTCGCGGGGGCGTTCGGGTTTCTGATCCTGCGACGGCGCGGCGTGTATTTTTCGCTGCTGACGCTGGCGCTGTCGGCGATGCTGTACGCGGTGTCGTTTCGCTGGACCGAGGTCACCGGTGGCGAGAACGGGCTTGGCGGCATCACCCGGCCGACGCTACTCGGTTTTAACCTGGAATCGTCGACCGACTATTATTGGCTGGTCGCCCTGATTGCGATGCTGGTGCTGATCCTGTTATGGCGCTTCCATAATTCGACCGTCGGCAGCGTGCTGGTGGCGATCCGCGAGAACGAGCAGCGTGCACGTTTCCTCGGCTATCCGACCAACCGCTACAAGCTGCTCGCCTTCGTGCTGTCGGCGTCGATCACCGGGCTTGCCGGCATCCTGCTGCTCTACCAGAACCGCATGACCTCGGCCGATCCGATCTCGGTATCGTTCTCCGGCGATCTCCTGGCGATGGTCGTGATCGGCGGCATGCGCAGTTTTCTGGGCCCCGCGCTCGGCGCGCTGTTCTTTATTCTTTTCCGCGAATTCTTGGGCATCTACACCGAGAACTGGCTGTTCTGGTTCGGCCTCGTCTTCGTCGCCTTCATCGTATTCTCGCCGACCGGCCTCGTCGGCGTCGGCGAACGGCTGATCGCGCCCTTCCGCAAGCGGACCACCGAGGATGCCGCGATGTCGGCGCGCCGCATCGAGGTGCTGCCGCTGCCGGAATTTTTGCGGCCCGAATCCCACGTCGACGGCGCGGTGCTTTCCGCCCGCCACATCGTCAAGAGTTTTGGCGGCATCCGCGCGGTGCAGGGCATCGACATCTCGATCGCCGACCGCACCCTGCATGCGTTGATCGGCCCCAATGGCGCCGGCAAGACCACGGCGTTCAATCTGTTGTCCGGCATGTATGCCCCGGATGAGGGCGCGGTGTCGCTGATGGGCCTGCCGATCGCAGGCCACGCCCCGGAGGAGATCGCAAGCGCCGGCATCGGCCGCTCATTCCAGATCACCAATCTGTTTCCCTCGCTCAGCGTCGGCGAAAACATCCGCCTTGCCGTGCAGGCGCGGCATCCGCGCCGCTTCGATCCCCTCACCAGCGCGTTGTCGATCGATGCGATCAATGCCGAAACCGATGCGACGATCCGCTATCTCGGCCTTGCCGGCATCGAAAAGGCCGAAGCGGGTATGTTGTCCTATGGCGGCCAGCGGTTGCTCGACATGGGCGTCGCGCTCGCGACCGCTCCCCGCGTGCTGTTATTGGACGAGCCGCTCGCAGGCTTAGCCGCGGCGGAACGCGAGCGGATCGGCGCGATCATAAAACGCATCTCGTCCGATCTGCCGGTGCTTCTGGTCGAACACGACATCGACCGGGTGTTTCAGCTCGCCGATCAGGTCACGGTGATGAACGAAGGCCGGGTGCTGCTCGACGGTTCCGTCGAGGACGCGCGCGCGAGCCCGGAGGTGCAGGCGGTCTATATCGGCTCCGGCGCGACTGAAGTCGCCGCGCGCCCGCGCGAGACCGCCGCTCGTATCAACGCGCTGCTGACCGCAGCGCATGTCGATACGTTTTACGGCAAGAGCCATATTCTCACCGATGTGAATTTTGTTCTCCATGAAAACGAGATCATCGCGCTGCTGGGACGCAACGGCGCCGGCAAGTCGACGCTGCTCAAGACGTTGATCGGCATCGCGCCGGCCTCGAACGGGTCGATCAAACTCGCCGACCACGAATTGATCGGGCTCTCTTCCGCCGAGCACGCCCGCCTCGGCATCGGCTACGTGCCGCAGGGCCGCGGCCTGTTCGCCGGAATGAGCGTCGAACAAAATCTCGAGCTCGGCGCATTGAAGCGCCAGACCGGCAATGGCGTGCACTGGACGCGCGAGCGCATCTACGAATATTTCCCACGGATTCGTGAGCGGCTCGATAGCCCCGCCGATTATCTCTCCGGCGGCGAGCAGCAGATGGTCGCGGTGGCCCGCGCGCTGTCCGGCGACGTGCGGGTGTTGCTGCTCGACGAACCGTTCGAAGGCCTGGCGCCGACGGTCGTCGAGCAATTGTTCGAGACTTTCGATCGCCTGCGCAAGGAAATCGCCATCATTATCGTCGATCACAATCTCGACCTGGCGCTGGCATTATCGGATACCACGGTGGCGCTGGAGCGCGGCCGGGTGATTCATGAGGGCCCGTCCAGGGATTTGCGGGATAATCTCGAACTGCGCCGCAAGGTGCTTTGGCTGTGA
- a CDS encoding ABC transporter substrate-binding protein: MRSVPALAAAILSLLAFSSAAPAAEPKQGGILRMYHRDSPGSASIHEEATYSTNIPFMPVFNNLVIYKQDVAQNSMDTIVPDLAESWAWSGDGKTLDFKLRQGVKWHDGKPFTSNDVKCTFDMVMGKSPQKFRKNPRKSWYDQVADVTTNGDFEVAFNLKRPQPALLALLASGYTPIYPCHVTPAEMRTHPIGTGPFKFVEFKANESIKLVRNPDYWKKGLPHLDGIEFTIIPNRSTAILAFVAGKFDMTFPTEVTVPLLKDMKTQAPNAVCVNEPTNVSTNIIVNSTSPPFDNPDIRRAMALALDRNAFISILFEGQADIGGTMLPRPGGIWGMPKEMLETIPGYGPDINANREEARKLMQKAGYGPDKHLTVKVSTRNIAQYRDPAVILIDQLKSVYIDADLDVVETANWFSKVARKDYALGLNLTGNAVDDPDQSFYENYSCKSERNYTNYCNPEIEKLFDQQSQETDVAKRKKLVWEIDKKLQEDVARPIIFHGRGGTCWQPYVKGVTIMVNSSYNGYRYEDVWLDK; the protein is encoded by the coding sequence ATGCGGAGCGTGCCGGCGCTTGCCGCCGCAATATTGTCGTTGCTGGCGTTTTCCAGTGCTGCGCCCGCGGCCGAGCCGAAGCAGGGCGGCATTTTGCGAATGTACCATCGCGACAGCCCGGGCAGCGCCTCGATCCATGAGGAGGCGACCTATTCGACCAACATTCCCTTCATGCCCGTCTTCAACAATCTCGTCATCTACAAGCAGGACGTGGCCCAAAACAGCATGGATACGATCGTCCCGGATCTTGCCGAGAGCTGGGCCTGGAGCGGCGACGGCAAGACCCTCGATTTTAAGCTGAGGCAAGGCGTCAAGTGGCACGACGGCAAGCCGTTCACGTCGAACGACGTCAAATGCACCTTCGACATGGTGATGGGGAAGTCGCCACAGAAATTCCGCAAGAACCCGCGCAAATCCTGGTACGACCAGGTCGCCGACGTCACAACCAATGGCGACTTCGAGGTCGCGTTCAATCTGAAGCGGCCGCAGCCGGCGCTGCTGGCACTGCTCGCGTCGGGCTATACGCCGATCTATCCCTGCCACGTGACGCCGGCGGAAATGCGCACCCATCCGATCGGCACCGGGCCGTTCAAGTTCGTCGAGTTCAAGGCCAATGAATCGATCAAATTGGTGCGAAATCCGGATTATTGGAAGAAGGGCCTGCCGCATCTCGACGGCATCGAATTCACGATCATCCCGAATCGATCGACCGCCATCCTGGCGTTCGTCGCCGGCAAGTTCGACATGACGTTTCCGACCGAGGTGACGGTCCCGCTGCTCAAGGACATGAAGACGCAGGCGCCGAACGCGGTGTGCGTGAACGAGCCGACCAACGTCTCGACCAACATCATCGTCAACTCGACGTCGCCGCCATTCGACAATCCGGACATTCGCCGCGCGATGGCGTTGGCGCTCGATCGCAACGCCTTCATCTCGATCCTGTTCGAGGGTCAGGCCGATATCGGCGGCACCATGCTTCCCCGGCCGGGCGGCATCTGGGGCATGCCGAAGGAAATGCTGGAGACGATCCCGGGCTACGGCCCCGACATCAATGCCAACCGGGAGGAAGCGCGCAAACTGATGCAGAAGGCCGGTTACGGCCCGGACAAGCACCTCACGGTCAAGGTCTCGACGCGCAATATCGCGCAGTACCGCGACCCTGCCGTGATCCTGATCGATCAGCTCAAGAGTGTCTATATCGACGCCGACCTCGACGTCGTCGAGACCGCCAACTGGTTTTCGAAAGTCGCGCGCAAGGATTACGCGCTCGGCCTCAACCTCACCGGCAATGCGGTCGACGATCCGGACCAGTCGTTCTACGAGAATTACTCTTGCAAATCGGAGCGGAACTACACGAACTACTGCAATCCGGAGATTGAAAAACTGTTCGACCAGCAATCCCAGGAGACCGATGTCGCCAAGCGCAAGAAGCTGGTCTGGGAAATCGACAAAAAGCTTCAGGAAGACGTCGCCCGTCCCATCATCTTCCACGGCCGCGGGGGCACGTGCTGGCAGCCTTATGTCAAGGGCGTCACCATCATGGTGAACAGCTCGTATAATGGCTATCGCTACGAGGATGTGTGGCTGGACAAGTAG
- a CDS encoding 3-keto-5-aminohexanoate cleavage protein, with the protein MSRKVIITCAVTGAIHTPSMSKALPVTPQEIADAAVDAAEAGAAIVHLHARNPKTGQPDQSPEAFAPFLKIIKQRSNCVINLTTGGAPTMTVDERVRPAAVYKPEVASLNMGSMNFGFFGMLNRFKKFEHDWELKHVQNKDIVFRNTFQDIEFVLKTLSETGTRFEFECYDTAHLYNLNYFLEQGMVKPPLFVQTVFGLQGGTGAHPEDVLHMKRTADRLFGDKMIWSVLGAGRNQLPIAAMAAAMGGNVRVGLEDSLWAAPGRMAASNAEQVTLARKIIEGLGLQVATSDEAREILDLKGGDKLEV; encoded by the coding sequence ATGAGCCGCAAAGTCATCATCACCTGCGCCGTGACCGGCGCGATCCACACTCCCTCGATGTCGAAGGCCTTGCCTGTGACGCCGCAGGAAATCGCCGACGCCGCGGTCGATGCCGCCGAAGCCGGCGCCGCGATCGTGCATCTGCATGCCCGCAACCCGAAAACCGGTCAGCCCGACCAGAGCCCGGAAGCTTTTGCGCCGTTTCTGAAAATTATAAAACAGCGATCGAACTGCGTGATCAATCTCACCACCGGCGGCGCGCCGACCATGACGGTGGACGAGCGTGTCCGCCCCGCCGCGGTCTACAAGCCCGAGGTCGCCTCGCTGAACATGGGCTCGATGAATTTTGGGTTTTTCGGCATGCTCAACCGCTTCAAGAAATTCGAGCACGACTGGGAGCTCAAACATGTTCAGAACAAGGATATCGTGTTCCGCAATACCTTTCAGGACATCGAATTTGTGCTGAAGACATTGTCGGAGACCGGCACGCGGTTTGAGTTCGAATGCTATGACACCGCCCATCTTTACAACCTGAACTATTTCCTCGAGCAGGGCATGGTGAAGCCGCCGCTGTTCGTGCAGACGGTGTTCGGCTTGCAGGGCGGCACTGGCGCCCACCCCGAAGACGTGCTGCACATGAAGCGTACCGCCGACCGGCTGTTCGGCGATAAGATGATCTGGTCGGTGCTGGGCGCCGGGCGCAATCAACTGCCGATCGCAGCAATGGCGGCCGCGATGGGCGGCAACGTCCGCGTCGGGCTGGAAGACTCGCTGTGGGCCGCGCCCGGCCGGATGGCGGCATCGAATGCCGAGCAGGTGACGCTCGCCCGCAAGATCATCGAAGGTCTCGGCCTTCAAGTGGCGACCTCGGACGAGGCCCGCGAAATCCTCGACCTCAAAGGCGGCGACAAGCTGGAAGTCTGA
- a CDS encoding 3-hydroxyacyl-CoA dehydrogenase gives MTSIERNVAIVGAGLIGRAWAAIFARAGWNVRLSDPHIPTLRAAPRLIRDELHALARHGLADDPDGAVARVSIAGSLREAVMDVAFVQENGPEKVEEKQTIFAQLDRLAPPDALLVSSTSAITASRFTETLPGRARCLVGHPVNPPHLIPLVELCGAPWTSPEAIDRAKNIYREIGQVPVTINREINGFVLNRLQGALLAEAFRLVGEGYISAEDLDHTIKDGLGLRWSFLGPFETIELNAPGGIPDYCARYTGFYKELAAAAAGPDVYQSPNVERVIAAWPQQPSPERIAALTQRRNERLAALAAHKAAQTENIDPCKKESKT, from the coding sequence ATGACAAGCATTGAACGCAACGTTGCCATCGTCGGCGCCGGCCTGATCGGACGCGCCTGGGCCGCGATCTTCGCCCGTGCGGGATGGAACGTGCGGCTGAGCGATCCGCACATTCCGACGCTTAGGGCGGCGCCCCGCCTGATCCGCGATGAGTTGCACGCCCTGGCCCGCCATGGCCTCGCCGACGATCCCGATGGCGCCGTGGCCCGGGTTTCCATTGCTGGAAGCCTCCGCGAGGCCGTGATGGACGTCGCCTTCGTTCAGGAGAACGGGCCCGAGAAAGTCGAGGAGAAGCAGACCATCTTTGCCCAGCTCGACAGGCTCGCACCGCCGGACGCGCTGTTGGTCTCCTCGACCTCGGCCATCACCGCATCGCGCTTCACCGAGACGCTGCCGGGCCGGGCGCGCTGCCTGGTCGGTCATCCCGTCAATCCGCCGCATCTCATACCGCTGGTGGAACTGTGCGGCGCGCCCTGGACATCGCCCGAGGCGATCGACCGCGCGAAAAATATCTATCGCGAGATCGGGCAGGTGCCGGTCACCATCAATCGCGAGATCAACGGTTTTGTCCTCAACCGGCTGCAGGGCGCACTGCTAGCCGAAGCATTCCGCCTCGTCGGCGAGGGGTATATTTCGGCCGAGGATCTCGATCACACCATCAAGGATGGCCTGGGATTGCGCTGGTCGTTCCTGGGTCCGTTCGAGACCATCGAACTCAACGCGCCCGGCGGCATTCCCGATTATTGCGCACGCTATACCGGCTTCTACAAGGAGCTGGCGGCGGCCGCCGCAGGGCCTGACGTCTACCAAAGCCCGAATGTAGAGCGCGTGATCGCAGCGTGGCCGCAGCAGCCTTCGCCCGAGCGCATCGCAGCGCTGACGCAACGCCGCAACGAGCGGCTTGCCGCGCTGGCCGCGCACAAGGCCGCCCAGACCGAAAATATCGATCCCTGCAAGAAAGAGAGCAAAACATGA
- a CDS encoding GntR family transcriptional regulator encodes MNLPAALNLVAPLDRQTLGERAYAKLADLLISGRLAPGEKLSLRAAADVLGVSIMPVREAVSRLVADKALEVTPNRAVRVPLMSAAQFRDLTKVRIAIEGHAAAQAAQHRDKRDLASIARAEAAMRAESEQAAPDLPRAVELNKTFHFAVYEAAHSPILVEIIRALWLKAGPVINLDLRANPERLAKGDAIRFHGDVRSAIAAGNAAAAQGGIANDITGAADFILSRGGLAG; translated from the coding sequence TTGAATTTGCCCGCCGCGCTCAATCTGGTCGCGCCGCTCGATCGTCAGACGCTGGGCGAGCGCGCCTACGCAAAACTCGCCGATCTGCTGATATCCGGCCGGCTGGCGCCGGGCGAGAAATTATCGTTGCGCGCGGCCGCCGACGTGCTCGGCGTCTCCATCATGCCCGTGCGCGAGGCGGTGTCGCGGCTGGTCGCCGACAAGGCGCTCGAAGTGACGCCGAACCGCGCAGTGCGGGTGCCCCTGATGTCGGCCGCGCAATTTCGCGATCTCACCAAGGTGCGTATCGCGATCGAGGGCCATGCGGCGGCGCAGGCGGCCCAGCATCGTGACAAGCGCGACCTCGCCTCGATCGCGCGCGCGGAAGCGGCGATGCGGGCGGAAAGCGAGCAGGCTGCGCCCGATTTGCCGCGCGCGGTCGAGCTCAACAAGACTTTTCACTTCGCGGTCTATGAAGCGGCGCATTCGCCGATCCTGGTGGAGATCATCCGCGCGCTCTGGCTGAAGGCAGGCCCGGTAATCAATCTCGATCTGCGCGCCAATCCCGAACGATTGGCGAAGGGCGATGCGATCCGGTTTCACGGCGATGTGCGGAGCGCCATCGCCGCCGGTAACGCTGCGGCGGCGCAGGGCGGAATAGCCAATGATATCACGGGCGCCGCCGACTTCATCCTTTCCCGCGGCGGTCTCGCCGGCTGA
- a CDS encoding ABC transporter substrate-binding protein produces the protein MSDHHQFTRRGLLKTAGGIALVSGISAPAILRAQTTDVIKIGHLTPRTGFLGPLGEYAVMAVDLAVEEINASGGMMGRKVEVLKEDSVNPQTASTKAERMIERDKVACIIGEISSASCLTIAQVAQRNKVLYINTGGNSDALRGSDCKRYMFHVESQNSMYVKTVGRSFLRDGLVKGKKWYSLTADYAFGHDLLKVSKRFMEANGGNFAGDDLVPTDATDFSAYLLKIREAKPDLVVINLAGNQITNFLKQYAEFGLTFPVGGFGFDTALAWAAGKGNFVGTWPVVWHHLLDTPGTKAFVATFTKKYSKPPENQAWGDYIATKIVAQTVNELKSTDSTAIIEHFEKGAKFDLLKTRPGYFRASDHQLMHEMYAVTALPADKIKNQWDIFTSSPAVPGPNEDLEVIAATKEENSCTFPT, from the coding sequence ATGTCAGACCACCATCAATTCACGCGCCGCGGCCTGCTCAAGACCGCCGGCGGCATCGCGCTCGTGTCGGGCATTTCCGCGCCGGCGATTTTGCGCGCGCAGACCACCGACGTGATCAAAATAGGCCATTTGACGCCGCGCACCGGGTTTCTCGGGCCGCTCGGCGAATATGCCGTGATGGCGGTCGATCTCGCGGTCGAAGAGATCAATGCGTCAGGCGGCATGATGGGACGCAAGGTCGAGGTGCTGAAAGAGGATTCGGTCAACCCGCAGACCGCTTCGACCAAGGCCGAGCGCATGATCGAGCGCGACAAGGTCGCCTGCATTATCGGCGAGATTTCTTCCGCCTCGTGCCTGACCATCGCGCAGGTCGCGCAGCGCAACAAGGTGCTTTACATCAACACCGGCGGCAATTCGGACGCGCTGCGCGGTTCCGATTGCAAGCGCTACATGTTCCACGTCGAATCGCAGAATTCGATGTATGTCAAAACCGTCGGCCGCTCGTTCCTGCGCGACGGTCTGGTCAAGGGCAAGAAGTGGTATTCGCTAACGGCCGACTATGCGTTCGGTCACGACCTCCTAAAAGTTTCAAAACGCTTCATGGAAGCCAATGGCGGCAATTTCGCCGGCGACGATCTGGTCCCGACCGATGCCACCGACTTTTCGGCTTATCTCCTGAAAATTCGCGAAGCAAAACCCGATCTGGTCGTGATCAACCTCGCCGGCAACCAGATCACCAACTTCCTCAAGCAATATGCCGAGTTCGGCCTGACTTTTCCGGTGGGCGGTTTTGGTTTCGACACGGCGCTCGCCTGGGCGGCAGGCAAGGGCAATTTCGTCGGCACCTGGCCGGTGGTCTGGCATCATCTGCTCGACACGCCCGGCACCAAGGCATTCGTGGCGACCTTCACCAAGAAATATTCCAAGCCGCCGGAGAACCAGGCCTGGGGCGACTACATCGCCACCAAGATCGTGGCGCAGACCGTCAATGAACTGAAATCAACCGATTCGACAGCGATCATCGAGCATTTCGAAAAAGGTGCAAAATTCGATCTGCTCAAGACACGACCGGGCTATTTCCGCGCCTCGGATCACCAATTGATGCATGAGATGTACGCGGTCACCGCGCTGCCCGCCGACAAGATCAAGAACCAGTGGGACATTTTTACTTCGAGCCCGGCGGTGCCGGGTCCGAACGAAGATCTCGAAGTGATTGCCGCCACCAAGGAAGAGAACAGTTGCACGTTCCCGACTTGA
- a CDS encoding branched-chain amino acid ABC transporter permease yields the protein MSAMLLAQQILNGLLDGVYYLLIALGLSLIFSLGGIVNLAHGAFYAIGAYLTLVLSPYLGFGGAFVAAPVAVALLGMVVERTLFRRFYRSDPILSLLMTFGLAMVAEQVLRMIFGAPPLSYSIPPPLRGQVAIGSFIYSFYRVVLLGIAATCIAGLWLLLQKTSFGRVVRAGVQNPDMVGALGISLQPYMSAVAALGIGLAGLAGVLLAPIYSIHPAMGQEIITPAFVVVVIGGLGSFWGVVAAALLVGLVKGVMVGIGYSAASTAAIYLLMLLVLLFRPRGLFGERILRFE from the coding sequence ATGTCCGCCATGTTGTTAGCGCAGCAAATCCTCAACGGGCTGCTTGACGGCGTCTATTATCTGCTGATCGCGCTCGGCCTGTCGCTGATCTTCTCGCTCGGCGGCATCGTCAATCTCGCCCATGGCGCGTTCTATGCGATTGGCGCCTATCTCACGCTGGTACTTTCGCCCTATCTCGGCTTCGGCGGCGCTTTCGTGGCGGCGCCGGTCGCGGTTGCCCTGCTCGGCATGGTGGTCGAACGCACGCTGTTCCGCCGCTTCTATCGTTCCGATCCGATCCTCTCGCTGTTGATGACCTTCGGCCTCGCCATGGTGGCCGAGCAAGTGTTGCGCATGATTTTTGGCGCGCCGCCATTGTCCTATTCGATCCCGCCCCCGCTGCGTGGTCAGGTCGCGATCGGCAGTTTTATCTATTCGTTCTACCGCGTCGTGCTGCTCGGCATCGCCGCTACTTGCATTGCCGGGCTGTGGCTGCTGCTGCAAAAAACTTCCTTCGGTCGCGTGGTGCGCGCCGGCGTGCAGAACCCGGACATGGTCGGCGCGCTCGGCATTTCGCTGCAGCCTTATATGTCGGCGGTGGCAGCGCTCGGCATCGGGCTTGCGGGGCTCGCCGGCGTATTGTTGGCGCCGATCTATTCGATCCATCCGGCGATGGGTCAGGAAATCATCACGCCGGCCTTCGTCGTCGTGGTGATCGGCGGCCTCGGCTCGTTCTGGGGCGTGGTGGCTGCGGCGCTGCTGGTCGGTCTCGTCAAGGGCGTCATGGTCGGCATCGGCTATTCCGCGGCTTCGACCGCGGCGATCTATCTCCTGATGCTGTTGGTGCTGCTGTTCCGGCCGCGCGGCCTGTTCGGCGAGCGCATCTTGCGGTTCGAGTGA
- a CDS encoding SDR family oxidoreductase produces MDLDIKGLRVLVTAGANGIGLAIARRFASEGAKVHTCDVDEMALSALAASDPTITSTPCDVSDRSAVKKLFAEATAKLGGLDVLVNNAGIAGPTAKVEEMNPEDWDRCLEICLTGQFNCTRLAVPLLRQSKNASIVNISSAAGRVGFAMRTPYAAAKWGVIGLTKSLSIELGPDNIRVNAILPGLVAGDRQRRVLEAKAQQRGISYAEMERTAFSYTSIKDYVTPEQIADQILFMCSPRGKTISGQAISICGDTQMLG; encoded by the coding sequence ATGGATCTCGACATCAAGGGTTTGCGCGTGCTGGTCACCGCCGGCGCCAACGGCATCGGACTTGCGATCGCGCGCCGCTTTGCAAGCGAAGGCGCAAAAGTTCACACCTGCGACGTTGATGAGATGGCGCTTTCCGCGCTGGCGGCAAGCGATCCCACGATCACCTCGACGCCGTGCGACGTCTCGGACCGATCAGCCGTGAAAAAGCTGTTCGCGGAGGCGACCGCAAAGCTCGGTGGCCTCGACGTGCTCGTCAACAATGCCGGCATCGCCGGGCCGACGGCGAAAGTCGAGGAGATGAACCCGGAAGATTGGGACCGCTGCCTGGAAATTTGCCTCACCGGGCAGTTCAACTGCACCCGGCTCGCGGTGCCGTTGCTACGCCAAAGCAAGAACGCCTCGATCGTCAACATCTCCTCGGCTGCGGGGCGGGTTGGCTTTGCGATGCGCACGCCCTATGCGGCGGCGAAATGGGGCGTGATCGGACTGACAAAATCGCTGTCGATCGAGCTCGGGCCGGACAATATCCGCGTCAATGCGATATTGCCGGGCCTTGTCGCCGGCGACCGCCAGCGCCGCGTGCTCGAGGCAAAAGCGCAGCAGCGCGGGATTTCCTATGCCGAGATGGAGCGCACGGCGTTTTCCTATACCTCGATCAAGGACTATGTGACGCCGGAGCAGATCGCCGATCAGATTCTGTTCATGTGCAGCCCGCGCGGCAAAACGATTTCCGGGCAAGCCATCTCGATCTGCGGCGATACGCAGATGCTCGGATAG
- a CDS encoding sulfite exporter TauE/SafE family protein, with amino-acid sequence MIDPLYVASGFGVGLLVGMTGVGGGSLMTPLLILLFGIHPSTAVGTDLLYASATKVGGSVVHGFARSIHWPAVLRLASGSIPASILTMLVLWQLELNGEAGRSLVNIVLCFALILTASSLIFRKTVLEQLRWRMERLDARTIGRLTVLVGVLLGVLVSISSVGAGAVGVTALLLLYPQLPMARIVGSDIAHAVPLTLVAGIGHWAMGAIDWHLMSVLLMGSLPGIVIGSYFATRVPETALRLILAVTLILVATKIGASEWNNAVSIVGAVAQTTAR; translated from the coding sequence GTGATTGATCCCCTCTATGTTGCTTCGGGTTTCGGCGTCGGTCTTCTGGTCGGCATGACCGGTGTGGGCGGCGGCTCGCTGATGACGCCGCTATTGATCCTTTTGTTCGGCATCCATCCATCGACCGCAGTCGGCACCGATCTGCTCTACGCCTCCGCCACCAAGGTCGGCGGCAGTGTCGTGCACGGCTTTGCACGCAGCATCCACTGGCCGGCGGTGCTTCGCTTGGCCAGCGGCAGCATTCCGGCCAGCATCCTGACCATGTTGGTGCTGTGGCAGCTCGAGCTCAACGGCGAGGCCGGACGCAGCCTCGTCAACATCGTGCTGTGCTTTGCGCTGATCCTCACCGCCTCATCGCTGATATTCCGCAAGACCGTGCTGGAGCAGCTGCGCTGGCGCATGGAGCGGCTCGACGCCCGCACCATCGGGCGATTGACGGTGCTGGTCGGCGTACTGCTCGGCGTGCTGGTCTCGATTTCATCGGTCGGCGCCGGCGCGGTCGGCGTGACCGCGCTGCTGTTGCTTTACCCGCAACTGCCGATGGCGCGCATCGTCGGCTCCGACATCGCGCATGCGGTGCCGTTGACGCTGGTCGCCGGCATCGGCCACTGGGCGATGGGCGCGATCGATTGGCATCTGATGAGCGTGCTGCTGATGGGCTCGCTCCCCGGCATCGTAATCGGCAGCTATTTCGCGACCCGCGTGCCGGAAACCGCGCTGCGGCTGATCCTGGCGGTGACGCTGATCCTGGTCGCTACCAAGATCGGGGCCAGCGAATGGAACAATGCGGTTTCGATCGTCGGAGCGGTCGCTCAGACCACGGCGCGCTGA